A stretch of DNA from Eschrichtius robustus isolate mEscRob2 chromosome 12, mEscRob2.pri, whole genome shotgun sequence:
ttgtcatcttattttttgtttgttttgatttttggggattttttgtttgttttttagctttattttttggctgcactgcacggcatgtgggatcttagtttccctaccagggatcaaacctgagccccctgcactggaagcgcagagtcttaaccactggaccgccagggaagtcctgatttttagtttatttctttataattttctttattttacaagcACTCTACAATCAACATATTCTACTTTTATGatcagaaaaaatatacaaaattttgaAATAGAGAGAATATAAAGTAAACGTGAACCGTGGCCACTTTCTATAAAAGAAAAGTGGAAAACCTTTATTTAGAAATGATACTATCTTCTACCTATAGATTTAATTAAGAAACTCCTACATCCCCAAACAGTCTACAATCTGAGGATTAGACTGCAGGAGTTCTAAGTATCCTTGTGATTTAGGAAATGGAGGAAAGCCATCAGCAGTAGATGAATGTGGTATTTATATACAACAGATGTACCTGTTTACCCATTTTCATGATAATAATTGAGGTGCTTATTCAGCAATGAGACTGTGTCAGGCCaaattcatctttctttttttttttttttttgctatcaaTAGCTTGTATTAGTCTAGCTGGGAAGTTAATAAATACTTTTGATGGAGATGATTATGGTGGGATGGTGACTCAGACTATTTGATCTGAGTAGGGCCCATATTCTTTATAAAAACACAGATGCTTTGAAGTAGTCAGAAAATTTATAGTTAAGAACTAGTGAAGATTATTCAAAAGGCAAAAATTTATTAACTACATAATCATTTTTCAGAGTCCAAGGCAGCTGTTGGTGACCATACCAGTTAAAGAGAGAAAAGTTTGACTTTAAAATTACCTGCTCTGAATGCAAAATAGTATCATGACGTATGATGCTGGGAAATATAGGGTACCTATGCGTTCCATTCTCTACCTGACCCATAGTATAAATTTCTACTGATCTCTGtactcttggtttttttttttttttcctgagtccaAGACACCCTTACATAATCCTATAAATACTGTTCTGAGTATCTGCTACACTTTGATCAGAATTGGCATTCAAGATGAAACTTACTTTCCATTCTAGATAACAGGAAGAATATAGGCTGCAGAAGGCTGTTTGAAGCTAAAATGAGACAAAGTTTTTGACATGTTTTATTCACCAAACCTGGGACATAAAAGATGTCTGTTTTTCTATTCTTAAGTGTTCTAAGCACTGGGGAGTGGTTTCAATAACCAATTTCATTGATAGCATTCTCATCTTTAAGTCTTAGAGCCATGGGTTGTAAGAGTCTGTTCCAGGACATGCTAGCTAGTGTCaactatcatttatttaaaaaacttttatcaAAGTACATGGTAGCATATTCTGGTAACaccttgttttttgcattttcaattccacctctattttcttaaaatataatttatattaaaactataaaaagcaGTCTCCAGGTGTGCAAGGAAGACAAGGAGGCATCACAAGGAGAAACTCAAATAACTCTTACACAAATTATATGATGGATATTCACCAACCTTCTCTAAGACACAATGAGGTGTTAGGAAAGGGGCTTGCCACCACCCATCTACATAAATAGCCCTTATGCTACATGTAGACTTTTAAAATAGTTACTTTTTTCCTGGAAAGGTGTTGCTAATGTTCTGTAAGAGATGTTTCCCATAGGAAATGTTTAAATATGGGGAGTGGTTTATGTGATGGTTGTAGTACACCACTGTAATTTGTCATGGATTCTAAATTTAAGTGTTTTTCCTGATGATTATTTTATCTATGaatctatatttttctgttttgtagattatTGCTGTTGTAGCACATGAATACTGCAGTTTTTACTGCTTCTTTCTCAATTCCCAAGAGAGCACGTCATGGAAGGAGAAAACCACACTCTGTCCGAATTTATCATCTTAGGATTCTCTGACCTAAATGATTTGCAATTTTTACTCTTTACCATATTTCTTATGATCTACCTTTGTACcctgggaggaaatattttcattattttggtaACATTGGCTGATACACGACTCTATACCCCCATGTATTTTTTCCTGAGGAATTTGGCCTTTCTGGATATCTGCTACACCACCACTAATGTCCCCCAAATGATGGTTCATCTCCTATCAAAGAAGAAAAGCATTTCCTATGGGGGCTGTGTGGCTCAACTTTTTGCATTCCTTTTCTTTGTGGGAGTAGAGTGTCTTTTGCTGGCAGCAATGGCATATGATCGTTACATTGCAATCTGCAAACCTTTAAGGTATTCAGTTATTATGAACAAGGTCCTGTATAGCCAGTTAGCAGCCTCGTGCTGGACTGGTGGTTTCCTCAACTCACTGGTGCACACAGTACTGACATTCCACCTGCCCTTCTGTGGTAACAACAAGATTAATTATTTCTTCTGTGACATCCCCCCTTTGCTGATTTTGTCTTGTGGGGACACTTCCATCAATGAGTTGGTGTTACTATTCATTGGGGTCTTCATTGGATGGGCTCCTTTTCTGGGTATCATCCTTTCCTATCTCTACATTGTCTCTACCATCTTGAGGATCCACTCCTCAGAGGGTAAACAAAAGGCCTTTTCTACCTGTGCATCTCACCTGGTCATTGTCCTTCTCTACTATGGCAGCTCCATCTTCACATATGTACGACCCATCTCATCTTACTCATTGGCAAAAGACCAGCTGATCTCAGTACTGTACAGTGTTGTCACCCCCATGCTAAATCCCATAATTTACACTTTGAGGAATAAGGATATTAGAAAGGCCCTGAGAGCTGTGGGAGAAAATGTAGTAGCCTTCAAACTTCATTTCCCTTGAAATgtagtgtttatttttctatcatGATAAATATTAGAATgcaatctggttttttttttttttttttttttgccaacatTACTAATTTCAATGATAAAAGGGACAGAGGAaactggttcaagatggcagagtagaaggacgtgcactcactccctattgcgagagcaccagaatcacaactaactgctgaacaatcaccgACAgggagacactggaactcaccaaaaaagataccccacatccaaagacaaaggagaagctgcaatgagatggtcagaggggcgcaatcacaataaaatcaaatcccataaccgctgggtgggtgactcacaaaatggagaacacttataccaaagaagtccacccactggagtgaaggttctgagccccatgtcaggcttcccaacctgggggtccagcaatgggagggggaattcctagagaatcagactttgaagcttagtgggatttgattgtaggactttgccaggactgggggaaacagagactccactcttggagggcacacacaaagtagtgtgtgcatcaggacccaggggaaggagcagtgaccccataggagactgaaccagacctacctgctagtgttggagggtctcctgcagaggtggggggtggctgtggctcaccatggggacaaggacactggcagcagaagtcctgggaagtactccttggcttgagccctcccagagtctgccattagccccaccaaagagctgggtaggctccagtgctgggtcacctcagtccaaacaaccaacagggagggaacccagccccactcatcagcagagaagtggattaaagttttactgtgcTCTGCCCATCAGAGCTCaacacccagctctgcccaccagagctcaacacccagctctacccaccaccagtccctcccatcaggaagcttgcataagcctcttagataggctcatccaccagagggcagacagcagaagcaagaagaactacaattctgcagcctgtggaatgaaaaccacattcacagaaaaatagacaaaatgaaaagtcagaggactatgtaccagatgaaggaccaagataaaaccccataaaaataactaaatgaagtggaggtaggcaaccttccagaaaaagaattcagaataatgatagtgaagatcacTATTcactacaaaccagaagggagtggcatgatatatttaaagtgatgaaagggaagaacctacaaccaggattactctaccgggcaaggatctcattcagatttgatggagaaagcaaaagctttacagacaagcaaaagctaagagaattcagcaccaccaaagcagctctacaacaaatgctaaaggaaattctttaagtgggaaacacaagagaagaaaaggacctacaaaaacaaacccaaaacaattaagaaaatggtcataggaacatacatatcgataattaccttaaatgtgaatggattaaatgccccaaccaaaagacacagcctcactgaatggatacaaaaacaagacccctatacgtgctgtctacaagagacccacttcagacctaggaacacatacagactgaaagtgaggggatggaaaaagatattccatgcaaatggaaatcaaaagaaagctggagtagcaatactcatatcagctaaaatagactttaaaataaagaatgttacaagagacaaggaaggacactacataatgatcaagggatcaatccaagaagaagatataacaattataaatatatatgcacccaatataggaacacctcaatacataaggcaaatgctaacagctatgaaagaggaaatcgacagtaataagataatagtgggggactttaacatctcacttacaccaatggacagatcatccaaacaaaaaattaatcaggaaacacaagctttaaatgacacaatagaccagatagatttaaatgatatttataggacattccatccaaaaacaacaaaatacattttcttctcaagtgctcatggaacattctccaggatagatcacatcttgggtcacaaatcaagccttggtaaatttaagaaaattgaaatcttataaagtatcttttctgaccacaacactatgagattagaaataaattacagggaaaaaacataaaaaacacaaacacatggaggctaaacaatatgttactaaataaccaagagattactgaagaaatcaaagaggaaatcaaaaaatacctagagacaaatgacaatgaaaacacgacaatccaaaacctatgggatgcagcaaaagcagttctaagagggaagtttaaagcaatacaatcctacctcaagaaacaagaaaaatctcaaataaacaatctaaccttacaattaaaggaactagagaaagaagaacaaacaaaacccaaagttagtagaaggaaacaaatcataaagatcagagcagaaataaatgaaatagaaacaaagaaaacaatagcaaagatcaataaaactaaaagctggttctttgagaagataaacaaaatggataaacctttagccagacacatcaagaaaaagagggagaggactcaaatcaataaaatcagaaatgaaaaaggagaagttacaacagacactgcagaaatacaaagcatcctaagagactactacaagcaactttatgccaataaaatggacaacctggaagaaatggacaaattcttagaaaggtataaccttccaagactgaaccaggaagaaatagaaaatatgaacagaccaatcacaagtaatgaacttgaaactgtgtttaaaaatcttccaacaaacagaagtccaagaccagatggcttcacaggtgaattctatcaaacatttagagaagagctaacatccatccttctcaaactcttccaaaaaattgcagaggaaggaaactcattctacgaggccacaatcacactgataccaaaaccagacagatatactacaaaaaaagaaaattacagaccaatatcactgatgaatatagatgcaaaaatcctcaacaaaatactagcaaacagaatccaacaacacattaaaaggatcatacaccatgatcaagtgggatttatcccagggatgcagggattcttcaatatatgcaaatcaatcaatgggatacaccatattaacaaactgaagaataaaaaccatatgatcatctcaatagatgcagaaaagcttttgacaaaattcaacacccatctatgataaataccctccagaaagtgggcatagagggaacctacctcaacataataaaggccatatatgacaaacccacagcaaacatcattctcaatggtgaaaaactgaaagcatttcctctaagatcaggaacaagacaaggatgtccactctcaccactattattcaacatagttttggaagtcctagccacagcaatcagagaagaaaaagaaataaaaggaatccaaattggaaaagaagaagtaaaactgtcactgtttgcagatgacatgacactatacatagagaatcctaaagatgccaccagaaaactactagagctaatcaatgaatttggtaaagttgcaggatacaaaattaatgcacagaaatctcttgcattcctatacactaacaatgaaaggtcagaaagagaaattaaggaaacaatcccattcactacTGCAACAAAAcgaatagaatacctaggaataaacctacctaaggaggtaaaagacctgtactcagaaaactataagacactgatgaaagaaagcaaaaatgacacaaacagatggggagatataccatgttcttggatgggcagaatcaatactgtgaaaatgactatactacccaaagcaatctacatattcagtgcaatccctatcaaattaccaatggcattttttacagaactagaacaaaaattcttaaaatttgtatggagacacaaagaccctgaatagccaaagcaatcttgagggaataaaacggagctggaggaatcagactccctgacttcagactatactacaaagctacagtaatcaagaccatatggtactgtcacaaaaacagagatatagaccaatggaacaggatagaaagcccagacataaacccatgcacctatggtcaactaatctatgacaaaggaggcaaggatatacaatggagaaaagacagtctcttcaataagttgtgctgggaaaactggacagctacatgtaaaagaatgaaattagaatcctccctaacaccatacacaaaaataaactcaaaatggattaaagacctaactgtaagactggacactataacagtcttagaggaaaacgcaGGAAGagcacactttgacataaatcacagcaagaccttttttgacccacctctcagagtaatggaaataaaaagaataataaacaaatgggaccgaatgaaacttaaaagcttttgcacatcaaaggaaaccataaacaagatgaaaagacaaccctcaaaatgggagaaaatatttgcaaa
This window harbors:
- the OR5V1 gene encoding olfactory receptor 5V1 — translated: MEGENHTLSEFIILGFSDLNDLQFLLFTIFLMIYLCTLGGNIFIILVTLADTRLYTPMYFFLRNLAFLDICYTTTNVPQMMVHLLSKKKSISYGGCVAQLFAFLFFVGVECLLLAAMAYDRYIAICKPLRYSVIMNKVLYSQLAASCWTGGFLNSLVHTVLTFHLPFCGNNKINYFFCDIPPLLILSCGDTSINELVLLFIGVFIGWAPFLGIILSYLYIVSTILRIHSSEGKQKAFSTCASHLVIVLLYYGSSIFTYVRPISSYSLAKDQLISVLYSVVTPMLNPIIYTLRNKDIRKALRAVGENVVAFKLHFP